A single genomic interval of Coccidioides posadasii str. Silveira chromosome 1, complete sequence harbors:
- a CDS encoding uncharacterized protein (EggNog:ENOG410PHMT~COG:Q~BUSCO:9671at33183) — translation MHAITVSSTDGQPGKPGKVYYPLALRDIPKPTPQGTELLIKITAAALNHRDLFIRQHLYPGVSFDTPLLADGVGVVVAAGPQVREPQSWIEKRVILNPGTGWKDSEDGPESPTGYAIMGGTKANPKGTLQEYVTLDVTEVELAPEHLSDVEAAALPLTGLTAWRALVTKAGDKNSKAGAAVLITGIGGGVALMALRFAVARGADVYVTSSSEEKLRQATELGARGGVNYKEDGWDKKLLGMLPKGKRNFDAIIDGAGGDIVEKSARLLKAGGVLSVYGMTIAPKMPFFMQAVLKNIDVKGSTMGSRKEFEDMVNFVKAHGIQPIVWRVVQGINNIKEIDSLFDDMKQGSQFGKLVIRIANDGVSDSKL, via the exons ATGCACGCCATCACCGTCTCCTCCACCGACGGCCAGCCGGGTAAGCCGGGCAAAGTCTACTACCCTCTCGCCCTTCGGGACATCCCCAAGCCCACGCCCCAAGGCACCGAGCTCCTCATCAAGATCACCGCCGCGGCTCTAAACCACAGAGACCTCTTCATCCGCCAGCACCTGTACCCGGGTGTTTCGTTCGACACCCCTCTCCTCGCGGACGGAGTGGGCGTCGTGGTCGCAGCCGGCCCACAAGTCCGAGAGCCACAATCCTGGATCGAAAAGCGAGTCATTCTGAACCCGGGCACAGGATGGAAAGATTCAGAGGACGGTCCAGAGTCGCCAACGGGATATGCCATCATGGGCGGAACGAAGGCTAATCCCAAGGGCACGTTGCAGGAGTATGTCACTCTGGACGTGACGGAGGTTGAGCTAGCGCCCGAGCATCTGAGCGACGTCGAGGCCGCTGCTCTGCCCTTGACAGGCCTGACTGCCTGGCGTGCTCTTGTCACCAAAGCTGGCGATAAGAACTCCAAGGCCGGTGCGGCGGTTTTGATCACGGGGATCGGTGGTGGAGTCGCCCTGATGGCGTTGAGATTCGCAGTCGCCCGAGGCGCCGATGTCTACGTCACGAGCTCGAGCGAGGAGAAACTCAGACAAGCTACCGAGCTGGGTGCTCGCGGGGGGGTAAATTATAAGGAGGACGGATGGGACAAGAAACTGCTTGGCATGCTGCCGAAGGGGAAGAGGAACTTTGACGCCATAATCGACGGTGCGGGTGGAGATATTGTCGAGAAATCAGCCCGGCTGCTCAAG GCCGGAGGAGTTCTCTCCGTTTACGGCATGACGATCGCGCCGAAGATGCCTTTCTTCATGCAAGCCGTGCTTAAGAACATAGACGTCAAGGGCTCGACGATGGGCTCGAGAAAGGAATTTGAAGACATGGTCAACTTCGTCAAAGCGCATGGCATCCAGCCCATTGTGTGGCGCGTGGTGCAGGGTATCAACAACATCAAAGAGATCGATAGCCTATTTGACGACATGAAGCAGGGAAGCCAGTTTGGCAAATTGGTCATTCGGATCGCCAATGACGGCGTGTCCGACAGCAAGCTGTAA
- a CDS encoding uncharacterized protein (EggNog:ENOG410PHYE~COG:S~BUSCO:491at33183), with the protein MPSPLPSTFASAAAGNTDSSRRDGLSSGEWSRNRLNGATQTFRRPSLATNTSHSRDGAQTTSGASATPTAPAYIPPHLNSSYQSGALRGGSGNDSRYSKDQLLNFYKNQKESKEWGKNVTDYFMADWNPLEETPATNGGWGKREDFKDSHAGPEVCWDHGGRIEPLGLMNMTQEEKDLFSSSVNSPLKPPPQNVSKDGNAPGGSMGRKASFSHSQGHMNSFNTSSPGTGRPGPRRRGTGDSLANTMSPTGNTRMFRDEANTATPPPSLLRRKTDFRDSISNSKLEEKEQESSNRDAPLDITSPFGTLKRSATNPLGTSTSSPWPTGSHGSAFSPMGSFGNFSLGPIASPTAEKKTSFGSLRGESRFKNLLSKSSSEDMGTNSKEKPSILDRLPETENDNPPPSQPEVVQTRPARSDTNPFEEPRSGSAALGGQDLNPPSTGIDQFGLSSFGLPSSTHTPSRLHGHEPMSPTHTNPYQSPHEERGDADEVATNGSDIQHAHLPSLTELREDSGPSAFGSFPRSAATGDITAGDRSQTSSVGGNRNFSGLGGLGGLPPLATSAGWPTSATTGTPTRERSAFMGAFGDPIFGPMSELQSPSLSSLGAGGFFGSHTNLSSATNTRPSKLGSLFPPAMQDQMREQSRSDLPGNEGAARPQDPFMTEKPSANHSATVSASQTPVSAVGQGSVSVSQPPPEGSSQVNQGSGQCGGTPSANQLPAAQQRQMVMPDRMRWIYRDHKGNTQGPWSGLEMHDWFKAGFFTAELQVKKLEDAEYEPLGQLVRRIGNSREPFLVPQIGVPHGPPTTQAPWSSSSQSGVVQPPFANSFPSFGTTLTAEQQNALERRKQEEQYMMARQKEHLAQQQALLKQMQFQNPAHTIHPQLQHHSSAHSLQSQPSYGSITSPATYQPPPTMQAPIQPPQLLPGYFDPQTRPGAMPNIAPQVPIQEPIGTQDQLPTLLDRLNINRTGQYPFGSGPSFAARQPEGPMHPEAVTTMLQDRAHLQQEQDQFNKGQTDSIFDQQAREERLRQFHALRGADEEIPARKTEGLPTHPPAPAMDPGHEEEIASMLNAQAQQSQTVPASNETPLSLTQQVQNAATAQRLQQQIQQAQAPAVQQESPWQKVDNGMPQPFPPPPSQSPLPAPAAQRKQNIADTLAAGSRSQSQTPAAETQTTSIAPWATQATEMPKGPSLKEIQEAEARKAAKLEEAAAAARRALAEQERANQPPPPVPGLPSTANWASAGSPATPTPTGSVWAKPIAGKPSTPGATAPKKTLAQIQKEEEARKQRLAAANTQANAVSTAATSAGKRYADLASKVAPPNQASSGGAWTTVGAGGKAKAAAAPPAPTRAVTSAAPVASPAKPRPVTVTRSTTVAAPANPNRATEELSKWAKLALGAGLNSAINVDDFVQQLLLLPPETEIISDCVYANSQTLDGRRFAEEFVRRRKLADKGIVDPIPTTGGNMFGAGLSDSKGASDGWNEVAKKGSANAHRDDGNTAFKVVSKKKGKR; encoded by the exons ATGCCTTCACCACTTCCATCCACCTTTGCCTCTGCTGCGGCTGGCAACACAGACTCCTCGAGAAGAGACGGCTTGAGTAGCGGAGAATG GTCTCGAAATCGTCTTAACGGAGCCACGCAGACATTTCGTCGGCCGTCTCTCGCAACCAACACATCTCACAGCCGGGACGGTGCGCAGACGACCTCGGGCGCATCCGCTACCCCTACCGCCCCGGCATACATACCTCCTCACCTGAATTCAAGTTATCAGTCTGGTGCGTTGCGTGGCGGGAGTGGAAACGATAGTCGATACTCCAAAGATCAACTGCTCAACTTTTACAAAAACCAAAAGGAATCCAAGGAGTGGGGGAAGAATGTAACGGATTATTTTATGGCGGACTGGAATCCTTTGGAGGAAACCCCTGCCACAAACGGTGGTTGGGGCAAAAGAGAAGACTTCAAAGACAGCCATGCGGGTCCCGAAGTGTGTTGGGATCACGGTGGGAGGATAGAGCCTCTGGGTTTGATGAACATGACCcaggaagagaaagat CTATTTTCCAGCTCCGTCAACTCTCCACTTAAACCTCCCCCGCAGAACGTTTCAAAGGATGGCAACGCGCCTGGGGGCTCAATGGGTCGTAAGGCTTCGTTTTCCCACTCGCAAGGCCATATGAATTCCTTCAATACCTCGTCACCGGGCACCGGCCGACCTGGTCCTCGGCGACGAGGCACTGGAGACTCCCTGGCAAACACAATGTCCCCGACCGGAAACACTCGTATGTTTCGTGATGAAGCAAACACGGCCACTCCGCCTCCATCTCTTTTGCGTCGAAAGACTGATTTCCGTGATTCTATATCAAATTCAAAGCTGGAGGAGAAGGAACAAGAGAGTTCGAATCGTGATGCACCGCTAGACATCACTTCTCCATTCGGGACTTTGAAACGTAGCGCTACCAATCCCCTTGGAACTAGCACCTCCTCGCCGTGGCCGACCGGCTCACATGGTTCTGCTTTCTCTCCGATGGGCTCATTTGGAAACTTTTCACTTGGACCCATAGCGTCGCCGACTGCGGAGAAGAAAACTAGCTTTGGAAGTTTACGAGGTGAGAGTCGCTTTAAGAATCTGTTGTCTAAGAGCAGTTCAGAGGATATGGGTACGAACTCCAAGGAGAAACCATCTATCCTCGACCGTCTACCCGAAACCGAGAACGACAATCCTCCACCAAGCCAACCGGAGGTTGTACAGACTCGTCCGGCGCGTAGCGACACCAATCCGTTTGAAGAACCTAGAAGTGGGAGTGCTGCTCTTGGTGGACAGGATTTGAATCCTCCTAGTACTGGAATTGATCAGTTTGGGTTGTCGTCGTTCGGCCTGCCCTCCTCCACTCATACTCCCAGCCGGCTCCATGGCCACGAGCCTATGAGCCCGACTCATACCAACCCATACCAATCTCCGCATGAAGAGCGGGGTGATGCGGACGAGGTTGCCACGAATGGATCCGATATACAGCATGCGCATTTGCCGAGTCTTACTGAACTCCGTGAGGACTCTGGCCCTTCAGCATTTGGTTCTTTTCCTAGGAGTGCGGCAACTGGTGACATTACAGCTGGAGATCGAAGCCAAACATCGAGTGTAGGAGGAAATCGAAACTTTTCGGGACTGGGCGGTCTCGGCGGCCTTCCTCCGCTTGCTACATCTGCGGGTTGGCCAACCTCAGCTACAACAGGCACTCCCACTCGGGAGAGATCCGCATTTATGGGTGCATTCGGTGATCCTATTTTTGGTCCAATGTCCGAGCTGCAGTCTCCTAGTTTGTCATCTCTGGGGGCTGGTGGATTTTTTGGATCACACACTAACCTTTCGAGCGCTACAAACACTCGACCTAGTAAGCTTGGATCCCTTTTCCCACCTGCAATGCAAGACCAAATGCGTGAACAGTCACGATCTGATCTTCCAGGAAATGAAGGAGCCGCAAGACCACAGG ACCCTTTTATGACTGAGAAACCAAGCGCAAATCATTCCGCTACTGTTTCTGCATCTCAGACCCCAGTCTCAGCTGTTGGACAAGGTTCGGTTTCTGTAAGCCAGCCACCACCGGAAGGCAGCTCCCAGGTGAATCAAGGTTCTGGTCAGTGCGGCGGCACTCCTTCTGCGAATCAACTCCCAGCTGCTCAGCAGAGACAAATGGTCATGCCCGATCGCATGCGGTGGATCTATCGCGACCACAAGGGAAACACTCAGGGTCCGTGGTCTGGCCTTGAAATGCATGATTGGTTCAAGGCTGGTTTCTTCACCGCAGAGCTTCAAGTTAAGAAACTCGAGGACGCTGAGTATGAACCATTGGGCCAACTTGTTCGACGTATTGGCAATTCTCGAGAACCTTTCCTTGTTCCACAAATTGGCGTTCCTCACGGTCCTCCAACCACTCAAGCTCCATGGTCTTCGAGTTCACAAAGTGGCGTTGTCCAGCCCCCGTTTGCTAACAGCTTCCCAAGCTTCGGTACAACTTTGACAGCCGAGCAGCAGAATGCACTAGAACGACGAAAGCAGGAAGAACAGTACATGATGGCTCGTCAAAAGGAGCACTTGGCACAACAGCAAGCGCTGCTAAAACAGATGCAGTTCCAAAATCCCGCCCATACAATACATCCACAACTGCAACATCATTCTAGCGCCCACAGTCTTCAGAGTCAGCCGAGTTATGGCAGTATCACTTCGCCGGCAACATACCAACCCCCTCCTACCATGCAGGCTCCAATCCAGCCTCCACAGCTCCTTCCTGGATATTTCGATCCGCAGACGAGGCCAGGCGCGATGCCAAATATTGCACCTCAGGTGCCTATTCAAGAGCCTATTGGAACTCAAGATCAGCTGCCCACTTTACTTGATCGTTTGAATATCAACCGCACCGGGCAGTATCCTTTCGGTAGTGGCCCTTCCTTTGCAGCAAGGCAACCCGAAGGCCCCATGCATCCTGAAGCGGTGACAACAATGTTGCAAGATCGAGCGCATCTCCAGCAGGAACAAGATCAATTTAATAAAGGCCAAACTGATTCTATCTTTGACCAGCAAGCCCGTGAGGAGCGCCTGCGCCAATTTCATGCACTGAGAGGTGCGGATGAAGAGATACCAGCGCGTAAAACTGAGGGACTTCCAACCCACCCACCAGCTCCTGCGATGGACCCTGGACACGAAGAAGAGATAGCCTCCATGCTTAATGCTCAGGCTCAACAGTCGCAAACCGTACCGGCCAGCAACGAGACCCCACTTTCTCTTACACAGCAGGTGCAGAATGCCGCAACGGCGCAAAGGTTGCAACAACAGATCCAACAAGCCCAAGCACCGGCCGTCCAGCAGGAGTCCCCCTGGCAAAAGGTTGATAATGGAATGCCGCAGCCATTCCCTCCACCGCCTTCTCAGTCCCCTCTTCCAGCCCCAGCTGCGCAAAGGAAACAGAATATTGCAGACACCTTAGCTGCAGGATCCCGGTCACAGAGTCAAACACCTGCTGCCGAAACCCAAACCACATCTATTGCACCTTGGGCAACGCAAGCAACTGAGATGCCGAAGGGACCGTCCCTGAAAGAAattcaagaagctgaagCTCGCAAGGCCGCCAAGTTGGAAGAGGCTGCTGCTGCCGCTCGTCGTGCACTTGCTGAACAAGAGCGCGCCAACCAGCCACCACCGCCTGTCCCCGGTCTTCCGTCTACAGCCAATTGGGCGAGTGCTGGATCTCCTGCTACCCCAACCCCAACTGGCTCTGTCTGGGCGAAACCCATCGCTGGAAAGCCCTCAACCCCAGGTGCAACtgcaccaaagaagaccCTAGCACAAATCcaaaaggaagaggaggcCCGTAAGCAACGCCTTGCTGCAGCAAACACACAAGCTAATGCAGTGAGTACCGCCGCCACATCCGCAGGTAAGCGTTATGCCGACCTTGCGAGCAAGGTTGCCCCTCCAAATCAAGCATCGTCTGGCGGTGCTTGGACGACAGTTGGAGCCGGTGGGAAAGCAAAAGCAGCAGCCGCTCCTCCAGCGCCCACGCGAGCTGTCACTAGTGCTGCACCTGTAGCCTCTCCCGCCAAACCGAGACCGGTCACAGTTACGCGGTCAACCACTGTTGCAGCACCCGCCAACCCAAACAGGGCGACTGAGGAACTGTCGAAATGGGCCAAGCTTGCATTGGGTGCGGGATTGAATAGTGCTATCAATG TTGATGATTTCGTTCAACaacttctccttcttccgCCAGAGACCGAGATCATCTCGGATTGTGTCTATGCCAACTCCCAGACCCTTGATGGTCGCCGATTCGCCGAAGAATTTGTTCGCCGCCGCAAGCTTGCGGACAAGGGAATCGTTGATCCGATCCCGACCACTGGCGGAAATATGTTTGGTGCTGGTTTATCGGACTCCAAGGGCGCTTCCGATGGGTGGAACGAGGTTGCTAAGAAAGGTTCCGCCAATGCTCATCGGGATGATGGAAACACAGCGTTCAAGGTCGTCTCcaagaagaagggaaaacGGTAA
- the SPC24 gene encoding kinetochore-associated Ndc80 complex subunit spc24 (EggNog:ENOG410PMZZ~COG:S~BUSCO:14674at33183) yields the protein MLLEEDPATLIHHTVTNFNIQPDKQTVTRINDSLSSLQQSRDLRIRDAEISLRKLARSLNTLTAQHNETVASHDPARHAASIVELDTKKFRIAKAASELEIESERLEAELEALKARLAELDAQGLEGDEQVRREREADDATILRLKIYRSLGIDVEADESGNYTKAIIRNSRKGDVHVVNIDPKFSRLFYANYFWQTMQG from the exons ATGCTTCTTGAAGAAGACCCAGCCACG CTGATCCACCACACCGTTACCAACTTCAACATCCAGCCTGACAAACAAACCGTTACGCGCATCAACGActccctctcctcccttcAGCAGTCCCGCGACCTCCGCATCCGCGATGCAGAAATCTCCCTCCGCAAACTAGCCCGAAGCCTCAACACACTTACTGCCCAGCACAACGAGACCGTCGCGTCTCACGATCCAGCCCGTCATGCTGCGTCCATAGTAGAACTGGACACGAAAAAATTTCGAATTGCGAAGGCGGCTTCGGAACTTGAGATCGAGAGTGAAAGGTTGGAGGCCGAGCTCGAGGCGTTGAAAGCTAGGTTGGCAGAGCTCGATGCTCAAGGGCTAGAAGGGGATGAGCAGGTGAGAAGGGAGCGAGAGGCGGATGATGCGACGAT ATTACGGCTCAAGATCTACCGCTCGCTGGGAATCGATGTCGAGGCTGATGAGTCGGGGAACTATACCAAGGCCATCATTCGGAATAGCCGAAAGGGAGATGTTCATGTTGTGAATATAGATCCCAAATTCTCACGACTCTTTTATGCGAATTACTTCTGGCAGACAATGCAGGGCTAG
- a CDS encoding uncharacterized protein (EggNog:ENOG410QDDF~COG:E) has translation MGPLSPAPSDNKMVAFGKPMRKLFPLHPDWTNLNHGSFGTFPHAVREERQRFEDELDGIPDTFIRYASPGYIDNSRAALAKYLNVPMNEVVYVKNATTGVNVVLRNLVYKPGDIIVYFSCIYGACEKTIAYLAEVTPLKARKIMLEFPCTHDDIIQRFTDVVRKARAEGLNVRIALFDTIASQPGLRLPFERLVEACREEGILSCIDGAHGVGQIPLDLAKLNADFFVSNCHKWLYTPRGSAVFHVPVRNQHLIRTTLPTSWGFQPAPDVLSDAVPRSSKPIRFPSVLPPGGSKSTFEHLFEYVATNNDIPYFCIPAALKFRQEVCGGEARIMEYCENLAFEAGNLVAKILGTDILCEPGAEMQTTRGASQFRRCALVNVRLPIAVDDGTGAHHEGNKGYPVIKLSSVEPLARWIEKELTYKHNTMLPVFHLGAWMWARLSAQIYLELEDFEWAGNVMKGILERVAKGEGPGGLEIDLENLKIN, from the exons ATGGGACCATTATCGCCAGCCCCCTCTGACAACAAGATGGTTGCCTTTGGGAAACCCATGCGAAAGCTGTTCCCGCTGCACCCAGATTGGACGAATTTAAATCATG GCTCCTTCGGAACTTTCCCCCATGCCGTCCGCGAGGAACGGCAGAGATTCGAGGACGAGTTGGATGGCATACCTGATACATTCATTCGGTATGCCAGTCCTGGATACATCGATAACTCTCGTGCTGCGTTGGCCAAGTACCTCAACGTGCCCATGAATGAAGTGGTCTACGTCAAAAATGCCACCACCGGGGTGAATGTCGTTCTGCGGAACTTGGTGTACAAGCCTGGTGATATTATTGTGTATTTCTCCTGCATCTATGGTGCTTGTGAGAAGACGATTGCGTATCTGGCGGAGGTAACGCCTCTGAAGGCCAGAAAGATCATGCTGGAATTTCCATGCACACATGATGATATCATTCAAAGATTTACCGACGTCGTGAGGAAGGCGAGAGCAGAAGGATTGAATGTCAGGATTGCTCTGTTTGATACCATCGCCAGCCAGCCAGGCTTGCGGCTCCCGTTTGAAAGGCTGGTGGAAGCCTGTCGCGAAGAGGGTATACTATCCTGCATCGACGGCGCTCACGGGGTTGGACAAATTCCCTTAGACCTCGCGAAATTAAACGCAGATTTCTTCGTGAGTAATTGCCACAA ATGGCTCTACACCCCCCGTGGGAGCGCCGTCTTCCACGTCCCCGTCCGAAACCAACACCTCATCCGCACCACCCTCCCCACATCATGGGGCTTCCAACCTGCCCCCGATGTCCTCTCCGACGCTGTCCCACGTTCCTCCAAGCCCATACGTTTCCCCTCCGTCCTTCCTCCCGGTGGCTCCAAATCCACCTTCGAACACCTCTTCGAATACGTCGCCACGAACAACGATATTCCCTACTTCTGCATCCCTGCCGCCCTTAAGTTCCGCCAGGAAGTCTGCGGCGGAGAAGCCCGCATCATGGAGTACTGCGAGAACCTAGCCTTCGAAGCGGGGAATCTCGTGGCCAAAATTCTCGGCACGGATATCCTCTGTGAGCCGGGCGCTGAGATGCAGACAACCCGCGGTGCCAGTCAGTTCCGTCGCTGCGCCTTAGTTAATGTGCGTCTGCCTATTGCTGTAGATGATGGTACTGGTGCGCATCATGAGGGAAACAAAGGGTACCCTGTCATTAAGCTGTCTTCCGTCGAGCCGCTGGCGCGATGGATCGAAAAGGAACTGACATATAAACATAACACGATGCTTCCCGTGTTCCATTTGGGCGCGTGGATGTGGGCTCGGCTGAGTGCGCAGATTTACCTTGAGCTAGAGGATTTCGAATGGGCGGGAAATGTCATGAAGGGTATCTTGGAGAGAGTTGCGAAGGGAGAAGGGCCGGGGGGATTGGAGATCGACTTGGAGAATTTGAAGATCAATTAG
- a CDS encoding uncharacterized protein (EggNog:ENOG410PSEB~COG:O~BUSCO:9280at33183) has product MADTINATMIYCHQCSQRWPRSEHGLSCPHCQSEFVEFIGEDEPLPRDSPSPPQEPINDHYGMPQNPFEQYLGENITRHQYRSGDGRVTYTSTTIRSPMRGMPFQRQPPQGMPGSDPLIPLFANLNALFQGIVASGNQPQPPPANEPPGIRSDFRGQQNHGEEHTTPVATVDDILRMLQQDFMERNARPRDPSGRIGGVPLVAPNPLEIVARIMGLGRHGDAVYSQEELDRVISELIEQTANSNAPGPASEEAIQALPKKQVDKTMLGHDGKAECSICMDSVQIEEEVTELPCKHWFHGNCISAWLVEHDTCPHCRRGIMETYRQNQSSQDSAASQSSSSPPGSGSRSNPYIVSDDPSESNGAHNNQQPPSGGGGNGRFAWWMRTHFGGGGNSGS; this is encoded by the exons ATGGCGGACACAATAAACGCGACCATGATTTACTGCCACCAGTGTTCACAGCGATGGCCGAGAAGTGAGCACGGGCTGTCATGTCCTCACTGTCAGTCTGAATTTGTGGAGTTTATT GGGGAGGACGAGCCCCTCCCTAGAGATTCCCCCTCACCGCCCCAAGAGCCGATTAACGACCACTATGGCATGCCCCAGAACCCGTTCGAACAGTACTTAGGAGAGAACATAACCCGGCACCAATATCGCTCCGGCGATGGCAGAGTTACATATACCAGCACCACTATCCGCTCCCCGATGAGAGGGATGCCCTTCCAGCGACAACCTCCTCAAGGCATGCCAGGATCCGATCCTTTAATACCTCTTTTTGCGAATCTTAATGCTCTATTTCAAGGAATAGTCGCCTCTGGAAACCAGCCGCAACCACCTCCTGCAAATGAACCTCCAGGGATCAGAAGCGACTTTAGGGGCCAGCAGAATCACGGTGAAGAGCATACGACCCCAGTTGCGACTGTGGATGA TATATTAAGAATGCTCCAACAAGATTTCATGGAACGCAACGCCAGACCGCGAGATCCATCTGGTCGAATAGGGGGTGTGCCTCTTGTTGCGCCAAATCCACTCGAGATTGTGGCGCGAATAATGGGATTGGGGCGTCACGGTGACGCGGTTTATTCTCAAGAGGAGCTCGACCGCGTAATATCAGAACTAATAGAGCAAACAGCCAACAGCAATGCACCCGGACCCGCGTCGGAGGAAGCCATTCAAGCCCTGCCGAAGAAGCAAGTTGATAAGACGATGTTGGGTCATGATGGTAAAGCAGAATGCTCTATATGCATGGACTCTGTACAAATCGAAGAAGAAGTCACCGAATTACCATGCAAGCACTGGTTCCATGGAAACTGCATCTCGGCGTGGTTAGTTGAGCATGATACATGCCCGCACTGCCGCAGAGGAATAATGGAGACCTATCGACAAAATCAGTCGTCCCAGGATTCTGCTGCTTCACAGTCATCGTCTTCACCGCCTGGGTCGGGCAGCAGATCAAACCCGTATATCGTATCCGACGATCCGTCAGAATCAAATGGCGCACATAACAATCAGCAACCTCCGTCAGGTGGCGGTGGGAATGGTCGATTTGCTTGGTGGATGAGGACTCACTTCGGTGGGGGTGGCAATAGCGGTAGCTAA
- the FIS1 gene encoding mitochondrial membrane protein (EggNog:ENOG410PMVK~COG:M~TransMembrane:1 (o125-147i)~BUSCO:15588at33183) has translation MASQLPYAADAESPLKPAELQVLRAQYEKEGEYVGVQTKFNYAWGLIKSNSRPEQQEGVRLLSEIFRTAPERRRECLYYLALGNYKLGNYGEARRYNDLLLDHEPQNLQAASLRSLIDDKVAKEGLVGVAILGGVALAAGLVGGLIMKGAKRR, from the exons ATGGCCTCACAACTTCCAT ATGCGGCGGATGCAGAAAG CCCGCTGAAACCTGCGGAACTCCAGGTTCTACGAGCACAGTATGAGAAGGAGGGCGAGTACGTCGGAGTACAAACCAAATTCAATTACGCTTGG GGCTTAATTAAATCCAACTCTCGTCCGGAGCAACAAGAAGGCGTCCGGTTACTGTCAGAGATCTTCCGCACCGCTCCCGAACGAAGGCGTGAATGCCTTTATTATCTTGCCCTTGGCAACTATAAACTGGGTAACTACGGCGAAGCACGAAGATACAATGACCTCCTGCTCGATCACGAGCCCCAGAACCTGCAGGCTGCGAGCCTACGGTCGCTAATTGACGATAAAGTTGCGAAAGAGGGACTTGTGGGTGTTGCGATTTTAGGCGGTGTGGCCCTTGCGGCAGGCCTAGTTGGTGGTCTTATTATGAAGGGAGCAAAGAGACGCTAA